A section of the Pygocentrus nattereri isolate fPygNat1 chromosome 18, fPygNat1.pri, whole genome shotgun sequence genome encodes:
- the march5l gene encoding E3 ubiquitin-protein ligase MARCHF5 — translation MASTDEPPERHCWVCFATEREDRVAEWVSPCRCKGCTKWIHQACLQRWLDEKQKGNSGGAVSCPQCGTEYRIVFPKMGPLVYFLQQVDRVLSRVSPFAAAGVVVGTVYWSAVTYGAVTVMQVVGHKKGLDVMERADPLFLLMGLPTIPVMLVLGKMIRWEDYAVRLWQRHSAKLQMLSSIVPGIGRPLPRVPADGGYGGDHISVSRTLCGALVFPSIASLVGRLLFRRVPSSLQRTVLGGIAFVVIKGALKVYFKQQQFLIQANRRILNYPERDGQGDSAEEEEGGNE, via the exons ATGGCCTCTACAGATGAACCTCCTGAAAG GCACTGCTGGGTGTGTTTTGCGACAGAGCGAGAAGACCGTGTGGCCGAGTGGGTCAGTCCATGCCGCTGTAAAGGCTGCACCAAGTGGATCCACCAGGCCTGTCTGCAGCGCTGGCTGGACGAGAAACAGAAAGGCAACAGTGGTGGAGCGGTCAGCTGCCCGCAGTGTGGCACCGAGTACCGTATAGTCTTCCCCAAAATGG gtCCTCTGGTGTATTTCCTGCAACAGGTGGATCGAGTTCTGTCCCGTGTCAGTCCGTTTGCTGCTGCCGGCGTGGTGGTGGGGACAGTGTACTGGTCAGCGGTCACCTACGGAGCTGTCACCGTCATGCAG GTGGTGGGTCATAAGAAGGGTTTGGATGTTATGGAGCGTGCGGACCCCCTCTTCCTTCTGATGGGTTTACCCACAATCCCTGTAATGCTGGTGCTGGGAAAGATGATTCGGTGGGAAGATTATGCTGTGCGACTGTGGCAGCGCCATTCTGCCAAACTGCAGATGCTGAGCAGCATCGTTCCAG GTATTGGTCGGCCCCTCCCCCGTGTTCCAGCTGATGGTGGTTATGGAGGTGACCATATTTCTGTGTCCCGGACACTGTGTGGAGCGCTGGTGTTCCCCTCCATTGCCAGCCTGGTGGGCCGGCTTCTCTTCCGTAGGGTTCCCTCCAGCCTGCAGCGCACTGTTCTG GGTGGAATTGCATTTGTGGTGATTAAAGGAGCattaaaagtttattttaagCAGCAGCAGTTCCTCATTCAGGCCAACCGGCGCATCCTTAACTACCCCGAAAGGGACGGACAGGGCGACTcggcggaggaggaggagggtggAAACGAGTAA
- the zgc:86599 gene encoding cytochrome c oxidase subunit 5B, mitochondrial, with protein MLSTTHALLASLRVTMAARALLASTLRVSRLAGRTVHVRCASGGGIPTDEQQATGLEKAIMRSMKAGTDPYSMLKPKQYSGSKQDPHIVPSITNKRIVGCVCEEDNTAIVWFWLHEGEAQRCPSCGSHYKLVPHDLPH; from the exons ATGCTCTCCACTACGCATGCTCTTCTAGCTTCCCTCAGAGTAACGATGGCGGCGCGCGCTCTGCTTGCTTCCACTTTGCGCGTGTCGCGGCTGGCCGGTCGCACCGTGCACGTGAGGTGCGCGAGCGGAGGAG GAATTCCCACTGATGAACAGCAGGCCACCGGGCTGGAGAAGGCCATTATGCGCTCCATGAAGGCAGGAACG GACCCTTACAGCATGCTGAAGCCTAAGCAGTACTCTGGCTCCAAGCAGGACCCTCACATCGTCCCCTCCATCACCAACAAGAGGATCGTGGGCTGTGTCT GTGAGGAGGATAACACAGCCATCGTGTGGTTCTGGCTGCATGAGGGAGAAGCTCAGCGCTGTCCGTCCTGTGGATCACATTACAAACTGGTGCCCCATGACCTGCCTCACTGA